A part of Capsicum annuum cultivar UCD-10X-F1 chromosome 6, UCD10Xv1.1, whole genome shotgun sequence genomic DNA contains:
- the LOC107876031 gene encoding phospholipase D alpha 1: protein MAQIQLHGTLHVTIYEVDNLQSQEGGNFFSKIKQHVEDTIGVGKGTPEIYATVDLEKARVGRTRTIKNEPNNPRWYESFHIYCAHMASNVIFTVKDDNPFGASLIGRAYVPVEELLEGEEIEKWVEIMDKEMNPTAEGSKIHVKLQFFDVGRDRNWGRGIRSSRYPGVPYTFFAQRAGCRISLYQDAHVPDNFIPKIPLSGGKYYEPHRCWEDVFDAITNAKHLIYITGWSVYTEITLVRDSRRQKPGGDITLGELLKNKASEGVKVLMLVWDDRTSVGLLKKDGLMCTHDQETEQYFQGTDVHCVLCPRNPDNGGSIIQDMKVSTMYTHHQKIVVVDSALPSGESEKRRILSFVGGIDLCDGRYDTPFHSLFRTLDTAHHDDFHQPNFPDGAITKGGPREPWHDIHSRLEGPIAWDVLFNFEQRWRKQGGKDILVNFRELDDIIIPPSPVMYPDDHETWNVQLFRSIDGGAAFGFPDTPEDAAKAGLVSGKDNVIDRSIQDAYIHAIRRAKNFIYIENQYFLGSCADWQCDDIKVEDIGALHVIPKELVLKIASKIEAGERFTVYVVVPMWPEGIPESASVQAILDWQRRTMEMMYKHIVQALTAKGIEEDPRNYLTFFCIGNREVKKSGEYEPSESPEPDSDYARAQEARRFMIYVHSKMMIVDDEYIIVGSANINQRSMDGARDSEIAMGAYQPYHLATSQPARGQVHGFRMALWYEHLGMLDETFQHPESEECVRKVNQIADKYWDLYSSESLERDLPGHLLRYPIGVASEGDITELPGHEFFPDTKARVLGTKSDYLPANLTT, encoded by the exons ATGGCTCAGATTCAGCTTCATGGAACTCTCCATGTCACGATCTACGAGGTCGATAATCTGCAATCTCAGGAGGGTGGGAACTTCTTTAGCAAG ATAAAGCAGCACGTTGAGGACACAATTGGTGTTGGAAAAGGAACTCCAGAAATTTATGCTACTGTTGATTTGGAAAAGGCTAGGGTTGGGAGAACCAGAACGATTAAAAATGAACCAAACAATCCAAGGTGGTATGAGTCCTTTCACATTTACTGTGCACATATGGCTTCAAATGTTATATTCACCGTCAAAGATGATAATCCCTTTGGTGCATCCTTAATCGGAAGAGCTTATGTTCCGGTTGAAGAACTTTTGGAAGGGGAGGAGATTGAAAAGTGGGTTGAAATAATGGATAAAGAAATGAATCCTACAGCCGAAGGTTCTAAAATCCATGTTAAGCTACAGTTTTTTGACGTCGGTCGAGATCGTAACTGGGGACGTGGAATTCGAAGCTCTAGATATCCTGGTGTCCCTTACACTTTCTTTGCACAGAGAGCAGGATGTCGAATTTCCTTGTATCAAGATGCTCATGTGCCAGACAATTTCATTCCTAAAATCCCCCTCTCTGGCGGGAAGTACTATGAGCCCCACAGATGTTGGGAAGATGTCTTTGATGCTATTACTAATGCAAAGCACTTGATTTACATTACTGGCTGGTCAGTATATACTGAAATAACCTTGGTAAGGGACTCGAGGAGGCAAAAACCTGGAGGAGACATCACGTTGGGGGAGCTGCTCAAGAATAAGGCAAGTGAAGGTGTTAAAGTTCTTATGCTTGTTTGGGATGATAGGACGTCCGTGGGTTTGCTGAAGAAGGATGGTCTGATGTGCACTCATGACCAAGAAACTGAACAGTACTTTCAAGGTACAGATGTACACTGTGTCCTCTGTCCTCGGAATCCTGATAATGGTGGAAGCATTATTCAGGATATGAAAGTCTCTACCATGTATACCCATCACCAGAAAATCGTAGTGGTGGACAGTGCACTGCCCAGCGGGGAGTCGGAAAAGCGGAGAATTCTGAGTTTTGTGGGAGGTATTGATCTTTGCGATGGGAGATACGATACACCTTTCCATTCGCTTTTTAGGACACTGGACACTGCCCACCATGATGATTTCCACCAACCTAATTTTCCGGATGGCGCAATTACCAAAGGTGGACCAAGAGAGCCCTGGCATGACATTCACTCTCGGCTTGAAGGCCCAATTGCTTGGGATGTTCTGTTTAATTTTGAGCAGAGATGGAGAAAGCAGGGTGGAAAGGATATTCTTGTCAACTTTAGAGAGCTTGATGATATTATAATTCCACCATCTCCGGTGATGTACCCTgatgatcatgaaacatggaaTGTTCAGTTATTCCGATCAATTGATGGAGGGGCTGCTTTTGGGTTTCCCGACACACCTGAAGATGCAGCAAAAGCTGGACTTGTCAGTGGGAAGGATAACGTAATTGATAGAAGCATCCAAGATGCTTATATTCATGCTATTCGCCGAgcaaaaaattttatttacattGAAAATCAGTATTTTCTTGGAAGCTGCGCTGACTGGCAGTGTGATGATATCAAGGTAGAGGATATAGGTGCTTTGCATGTTATTCCGAAGGAACTTGTACTGAAGATTGCCAGTAAGATTGAAGCTGGGGAAAGGTTTACTGTTTATGTGGTGGTCCCAATGTGGCCAGAAGGAATTCCCGAGAGCGCATCAGTACAAGCAATATTGGACTGGCAGAGGAGGACAATGGAGATGATGTATAAGCACATTGTTCAAGCACTGACTGCTAAAGGTATTGAAGAAGATCCCAGGAATTATTTGACATTTTTCTGCATCGGCAACCGAGAGGTGAAGAAGAGTGGAGAATATGAACCTTCTGAGAGCCCAGAGCCAGATTCTGATTACGCTCGAGCTCAGGAGGCTCGACGCTTCATGATATATGTCCACTCCAAGATGATGATTG TGGATGACGAGTACATCATAGTTGGATCGGCCAACATAAACCAGAGATCTATGGATGGTGCTAGAGATTCGGAAATAGCCATGGGAGCCTACCAGCCTTATCATTTGGCCACCAGTCAACCAGCTAGGGGTCAAGTTCATGGTTTCAGAATGGCATTGTGGTACGAGCACCTTGGTATGCTCGACGAGACCTTTCAACATCCAGAAAGTGAGGAATGTGTGAGGAAGGTGAATCAAATAGCTGATAAATACTGGGATCTGTATTCTAGTGAGAGCTTAGAAAGAGACCTGCCTGGTCACTTGCTCCGTTACCCCATTGGTGTGGCTAGCGAAGGGGATATCACGGAGCTACCGGGTCATGAGTTTTTCCCCGATACAAAGGCTCGAGTTCTTGGTACTAAATCTGACTACCTTCCTGCTAACCTCACTACATAA